The nucleotide sequence tgttggtaaagttaacTTACAGACTTGTGCCAGCGCATTATTTTGTTTTCAGCTCTTACACTGCATTAAATTAAGAACTAAtatttctaaaaaaaactaaTGGTATAAATTATGAATAATAATTACATATATCTCCTTTCTACCTTACTGCCTTAAAAAATTATCTGAAACAAACTTTTCATTATTATTTCTAGAATCACAACATTCATTTCAGACTTGGAAAAGAATTGTGTTTTATTATCTAAAACCTGGGTTCAGTCATGTTTTATCCTTAAATTGATCTACCAATTTAAAAGGTATGTTGCATCAATATTAAAATTTAATCTATGACAaacaaaaaaaatataaaaatggcaAAAGTTCTTAGTACTCCACAGAAGAATCTACGAAAAGTCACCAATGATAACAATGAAGCTTTTTCTACTGTTTGTCACTTATAACAAGATTGATATTGAAGTGCATTCCATCTACTATGTAATAGTTCTAATAAAGCTATTCTAACTTTGTGCTCCTGGTTAgcagtttttttagattagattagattacttacagtgtggaaacaggtccttcggcccaacaagtccacaccgacccgccgaagcgcaacccacccatacccctacatttaccccttacctaacactatgggcaatttagcatggccaattcacctgacccgcacatctttggactgtgggaggaaaccggggcacccggaggaaacccacgcagacacggggagaacgtgcaaactccacacagtcagtcgcctgagtcgagaattgaacccgggtctcaggcgctgtgaggcagcagtgctaaccactgtgccaccgtgccgcccacggtttgGGAAAATtgcgattttttttaaatttaaagcatTGATTACAaaggttttgttttatttactctTGAgttgtgagcatcactggcatggtcagcatttattgcccatccttgatTGCCCTTTAAAAGTGCAGAAGTGAAACCGACCTTTGAACAGCGTCTGTCCGTATGGTGTAGCTACATCTGCAGGACTGTTCTGAAGGGATTGGCCCAGCAACAGTGCAGGAATGGCAATTTAGTTCCAAGTCAACTTAGTTTACAGCTTAAAGGGGGACCCTTGGATGTTCCCAAGTATTTGCAGCCCTTGAATTTCTTGTAGTGGTCACAAAGGTGTTGACATAAAAACCTTGGTGAGATGCTGCAGGGTAGATGCTGCTGTGCATTGGTGATGGAAATAGGGCATGTTTAAAATGCTAAATTGAGTGCCAAGCTAGTGTTGGTTTATCTTGGATATAAAATGTTTCTTGAATGGTGTTGGAATTATTATTCATCCTAACAAGTGGAGAGCATTTCATCAAATATACTGTTTCACATCTGATTTGTGCTTTACAGATGATGAACAGACATTGGGAAGTTGGGAGGTGAGTTAGCTGCCACAAAACTCACAGACTCTGGTCTGCCTTTGTAGTTCCAGCATTTATATGACTGGTTTACTGAAGTTTTTAGATAGTGCTAATCTCgtggatgttgatggtgggtgATTCAAAAATGGTATGTCATTAAACGTCAAGGTGAAGTAATTGAAGTCTCTCtttggagacagtcattgcctggcatttatgtaaCACTGATGTTAGTTACCAACTATCAGCCTATGCCTCAATGTTATCTAGGTCTTCATTTTCAATTATCATATCCAAGATTGTACTGTCAGTTGTGAAAGACTCTTGAACGTTGCAATGGTGGGACAGTAGAACTTTTCTGTAGAAATTGTTAATCATAttgtgaattttattttttttaaataatgactACTTTTTAATAGCAATTATCAACGCCATTAGAGGAGAAGTCATGAACTGGTATCAGAGACTAGGATTATGACATAGTGCCTAGGAAGATGCATTGGGGTCAAATAGAATGAGAATGAAATACAAAATTTAGCAAACTGAGGAACAGAGAGGAATAAATAGGATCATAAAAACCATTATTCTTGATCTTGTCACATAATATCACATATGTTTCTGAAAATATTGTAGAATTATTTTGCCACCACACTCTTCCTGGCAATCAactttatggagtcatagagatgtacagcatggaaatagatccttttgtccaattcatccatgttgaccagatatccaaaattaacatAATGATCACCATGTCAAGAAATATTTGGATATCAACTTAAATATTTCTTTCATCAATTTAAAACTCTGCTTCCCTGTCTTTCTATTATAATTCAAATTAGTATTGCAGATTCCAGCACCTTAATTTTCTTAAGTGTAACAAACTCACATCTCCAGTATCTCCTTGGGAGACTAAAACGGTCACGTTTTATATTCTGTTTGATTATACTCACTTATTATTCATTATGTCATATGCTTCAGCTGCAGCTGTCAGGCCATCATCAGTGACTCCTCCAACAACCCAGATTTTGTTTTGATGCACAGTAGCTCCAAACATGGCACGTGCTGTCTTCATGGCTCGCAGTTCCCTCCACTCAGATTTTTTAGGATTGTAGACAAACAATTTGTTGATGCACTTActgtgattaaattaaaagtgattaAATAAATCAGTTATACCAGTCTAGAACTAATCCATAATGTAGGAAAGGTGCAAAATACTTACGCATCATCAGTTTTCCCACCAATAACATAGATTAATCCATTATGTGAAATCACAGAGTGGCCATAAATCTTAAATGGGAATGCTTTGGATTCATTCCATTTTAAGTTGCTGAAAAATGCAATAAAATGATTATTTATTGTAATCCATTGCTCATCAGGTAATgtttatgtgttttaaaaatgACGTTTTTGTTCATGAATATGCTTAAAATTGCAGAAAGTCATTGCCTCAAATAACAGTGCAAAGATAAATTATCTTAAAAAATTGAAAAACAGTGTAAACAAGCCATTTCATGCTGCCATAATAGAATGACTATACAAGTGTCATTTATCACTGATGGATGTTGCTGTCAATTGAAAAGACATTCTACATATCATACAATTGAGCAATGTTGTGtataaataaaatcagaaagtgttgaaaatgttcagcaggtctgtGAGGAGAAAGCATTCATACACTTGTCCTGAAAATGAAAACTTGGAGCAATTTGTATCTGGCTTTCCCAATATTCGCACTGAAATTAAATCATGTCAAGTTTTTCAACACCAAATTTATTGAAACCTTGCCTAAACTCAAAGTTCATGTACTTAGCCCTTTCTTGATGTGCAATAGTCTAATAAACAATGAACATTGGACATAGGGAAGCTAAGCGTCTTGTTCAAAAACTGAATAACCGAGTGGATGATATTGCGTTGTCATTATCTGAAGAACTTTCCAATTGtgaatagaatcatagactcatagaatccATATCTAATCATGCCTTCTGAATGTCACAAAACATACCAGTTACAATACTTACATTTTCGTAGTCAATTCCCAGAACTAACCCAACCAATACGATTGTAGGTCTGACTACTTAGATGAACTAATGGAGGGTAAAATAATCCTGTTATGGATGGGACCTATAATCTCAATGACAGACGTCCCTTGTATTCTGACTCAGTTTGATATACTCATTGCTAATATTAACTTATAAATGTAATGACACTGAATACCATACTGTACAATATTTTCTATTATTAGTTTTGAAGCATTGTATTAGAAGTTGCTACAAAATAATTCTAACATAACATTTTGTTAACATGTAGATAATCTGAATTCACTTACTTCATGTCATAGCAAAATACTGAATCCAGTGATTGCTCGTTTGGAAGATCCTTGCCACCAATCACATAAAGAAAGTTTTCTGTTTCTCCCAGTCCGAAGAGGCATCTGGCTGAAGGCAGCGGTGGGAGGCCGTTCCATTCACTAGCGATACTATCAAACTAAAGTGTCGGGAAAGTCCGTTTAGTTATGATTTATTTTCTATAGATTTAATTTATATACAAACGTATTCCAAAATCCGATGAGATTTGATAGGAATTTGAGCTGGAGCACACTAAATTCACAAAATGATCATACTTTGCAAATATCTATTTCCAATCAGAAGGGAAGAGAATACATTGAAATGGAACTAGTTgcttatatatattttttaaaaacttggaaTGATTTTGAAAATACGTGAAATAAATTAACAATTACAATCAAGTTTCCTGAAACAAAGCTAAAGATATCTGATTTCACAATTCGGTAGGTTTAGGAATACCTACCTGATAGAAATAGCAGTGGTAGGGTTGTTCTttaacttcttcatccaagtatAGCCCACCGACAACAAAAATTTGGTTTCGCTTTGTAACCAAACTAACGTGGTTTTTGGGGATCTGATCACCTACTGCAGCCAGAAAGCATTGATTTAGTTTTGGATCATATGCCACCGCCACGGTGTCATTAATGAACATGACCATCTCCTTGACGAACATGCCATGTCTGGGAATGTCATTCAGAAAACCTGGGAGCAGATCTTCGTCGCCTACATCACCGTTAACCAGATCTTCACCACCTTCTGCTTTGTTTGCGTTCTTGTCAGCGCCTTTCTCAGGCTTGGGAAGTTTTCCTCCAAAAGCATCTTTAATCACCTGAACCTTCTTCAGTATATCTGGATTAGCCTTAATAATGTCATTTTTTTCGACCTGGTCTTTGACATATTTCTCAGTCATGAGGCGAAAACGGATGCAGTCAAAGATTTCTCCGAAACTTTTAGCCCTGGTCTCTTTGTCCTTCCGGACCCATCTTACTACAGCTTCAAATACCGTCTCTTCCTTTTCTACATTTAAAGCGTCATTCGCAATGATGCTGATAAGCTCATGCGGAGCAAGCTGCAGAAAGTCTTCATCATTACAGATTTGTTCAAAACGAGCGGACGCATATTCACGGGCAGCAATAGCAAGCCGAGGACAGTCCAGAAGGAGTCCTAGCCTGAATATGGCCAAACAGTTGCTAACGGATAACTTTTCCTGAAGGTAGGTGACACAGAGTGTGAAAACGGAGGGGATCTGAAAGCGACTGGAGGCAGCAAAAACATTTTGCACGTTCTCATCGGTCAGTACTATCTCAGAGGAGTACAGATACTTCAGGATCATATCCACGACACTTTCATCAACATCTTCCAAAACCACCTCACGTTTCTTCTCCTCGCTTACATCTGAAAAGAAATACTCACGGAAGTAAGGGCTGCAAGCTGCCAGGATTAGTCGGTGGCAAGGAAATAATTTATTtcccaccttcagggaacaatccACAAACTTGTTTTCATCCAGCAAATTTTTCAGTCCATCCTGAAGTAGAGTGGTTTGATAAAGCCGAGATTCTTCCCTTGAATCTTTCCGAGGGTCCATGGTGAGGAAATTGTGAAGGCGAAGAGAGCAGGTCGCGTTTGCTGTACTCGGGTCTGCAGTGGCTTGGTGCACTTGAAGGGTTTGTAATGTAACTCCACAGGCTAAATATAGAGAGAGACACCCTACACATTGGAATTCAGGTTAACCAATGTGCGGCTTGGGTCACATTTTGGCAGCTGCTGCAGACGGAAAGAAACAACTGTGATCGGTTTAGGAGTTTAACAGGATAGGCAATCGCCATCGGGAGCGATTACTAAGAGAATTAAATTTAGTTATTTTTATCATATTGAGACAGCGTCATGCTAGTGCCTCACACATATGAATATCACACATTACGGAATAGACCTTTCCACTAAATTCTCAAAGGGATTCTTCAAATCACAACTCACACCCATTCCGCTCCCGCCGTTTAATCACAAATGTTCTTTGGATTCTGATTCTGTTTTAAAGAATTCCAATGATCGTTTTGAAAatttgcaaaataaatttaatgTTACGGTTAAATTATGACTCCTGCATTACAATCAGTACAACGGTATACAACTATCATTATTTGCCTATGTAAGGGgtatgattttgtttttattgcggATAGAATATATTTCTTGGTCAAATATACTTACATTTCTCAAATATTTCTCAAACAAAAGTTAAATGACGAATTTACATGCAATGGAAACAAAATAATTTGCCAACAGCCTATTTTGGAACTGAGACTCACCTTGGAAATATTTTAAACTTTTACAAATCCCAAGCCACCTAGGATACATAGTATAGCTTGAAAACTGTGCATATGGTTACTCTATTTTTCCTCAAGTAACTTTCACACTGGAGACTTTTACAAACAAGGTCAACTGCTGAACAGGTGGTCATCACTTTGGCTCATGTCCATTTTTAGATTTAGCATTTGATCAACTATAAACTGAACATTTGTCTCAACGTGACTCATTTCCCAGCGAACCACATATTTTAGCATCCTTAAAATTTAGCAACCGTATAATAGAACTGTTATGAGAGTAGATATTTTATAATTTAATAGTCAAGGGTATAGTTAGAATATTGTTAATGATGGAAATGAATAATCTATTTAGTATGATTAACTCAGTAGTTCAAAAATGGATTATATCGTCTTTGAATCTTCTCTATTattgcaaaatactgcagatgctggagaaactctgcaggtctggaaCTATCTGTGGAAAGAAGATCATACTTAACCTTTTGGGTCCGATGACTTCTTCCGAACCGAGTTCGGAATTAGCCTCGAAACTctcttcctcagatgctgccagaccttttgaatttctccagcactttccgcTTTGGTTTAGATTTTTATTGGTCTGTATGCTGTACTGAATAATGCGCTTCaaagtttcatttttaaaaatccattattGATCCCCCTTCCGCCAATGGTTCAGTCtcatctctttttttctcttgacTCCCACAACTCAGCTTGATGTATCAGATCatgtcggagaaagtgaggactgcagatgctggagtaccagagttgacaaatgtggtgctggaaaaacacagcaggccaggcagcatccgaggagcaggagaatcgacgttttcgggattcctgaagaagggcttctgcccgaaacgtcgattctcctgctcctcggatgctcctgctgtgtttttccagcgccacatttttcaactctgaattTAGAGACCATACCTGCACAGGAAGTAACTCATGGAGGCAGATTGATACTTACACATATAAGGTATAACCTAAAAACTTAATTTTTATGTTGAATTTTTGCTTCTCACAGAGGGTATATCAATGCTGAGGAAAATAATGTATTTCCAACTTTTCACATCAATGGCACCATTCCATATCCCTAGGTCAAGATTAACATGGGAAGCTTCATATTGAACATCTCTCTGTTCCATTCCAGTTCTATGCCAGGAAAAGCATTTTGACTGTGATATTTTGCGATAATTTCCACACCAGTCACTCTAATTGTCTCAGTACATTCCCATTTGAAAATCTTTCAGGATTCaaatgatattatcactcgactattaatccagaagctTCATTAgtgttctggagacccaggttcaaatcctctcgtggcagctggtgaaatttgaattttaaaaatgtggaattaagaattCTACTGATGACTATGAAAGCATTGCTGATTGTCATGAAAAAATAAACCCATCTGACTCACTAATGGCCTTCAAGAATGAAAATCTACCATCctgaatgggccccagctatgcctgcctctttgtcagccaCATCAAACAATCTCTCTTCAGCACCTACACAGACACTGTACCCCAACTCTTCCaccattacatcgatgactgcatcggtgcagtGTCCTGCACCTAGGTTGAACTGGAGCAGTTAATCAACTTTGCAATACGGTTGACTTTTCCATCCCACCCTCAAATTAACTTGGTTCATATTGgacttctccctcccctttctcaacctcaccatttccatctctggtgacagtCTCCAGATGGACATACAAACCTATAGACTCCCATaattacctggactacacctcccgTCCAGCATCCTGCAAGAACTttatcccattttcccaattcctccacctccgcagcatctgctcagatgaggagacattccactcacaAGCATACCACGTATCCACCTGTTTTGAACAACACGCTTTTCTTCCATcagtcatccagacagccctccgcTGCAACATCTCTATTCCCTGTTCCACTACTCTAACCCCCCACACAATAAGAACACAGtgcccttgtcctcacctaccacccactaGTCTTCACATTCAACACATCATCTTCAAACACTTCCGTcaactccaaatagaccccaccaccaagaccatcttcccctctccacacctctctgccttctgcaaggaccattctCTCCTACGGTCCATGGTTCACACCATCCCCGCCACcgaactcccaggtaccttctcctgcaaccagaaaaaaagatgtaaaacctgccagtacaccacaCCCAAACAgttcttccaggtgagacagaggttcacctgcctctcttccaacctaatttattgcatcaggtgctcccgatatATTGCCTTCTCTACACCAGGAAGACtgaatgtaaacttagggaacagctCATCGAGCATTGCAGCCGGGTCCGCAGGATCCACCAGATCTCCCAGtaaccgcccatttcaattcccccaatcactccctttccaacatgaccatccttggcctcctccattgccaaaacaaaccaagGTGCCTATTGGAGAAaaaacaccttatcttctgcatgGATAgactacagcccagaggactcaacattgaattctccaatttcaaaataTCTCTttcacccctcactgtcactgctccctgccaccaaccaggtcgtaccctctacctgtcttcaccacgCTGCTCCCGCCACCCCCTTTACTCCTGAGGGCTACATCTGAAAAGTTGACTtctacacctcctgatgctgcctggtttgctgtgttctttcagctgcctgcttatctactttggattccagtatctgcagttttcttttgtctctaaTCCTCACCTGGCCTGACCTACATgcaattccagacccacaacaatgcagttgactctgaaCTACCCTTTAAAATGACCGATCATGCCACTCATTTCAAGGGGCatgcattaaatgctggcctgctCACACtgcatgagtgaattttaaaaattgcttttcctgcaccatttaATCTCAAAGGCTACATGAAAAACATATTAATATCAAATCATGAGGTCtgaagtttgtttttaaaaacggGAAAAGGTCGGCTCGGTTATCTACTAATTCCATGCAATCATGGGCTTTGATGTGCATGTTTTAAGAATGCAATTTATTGCCATATTGctaaaattggaaaaaaaatcctGGTCCCATATTACTGTAACAGTGCATAGCTTGCATGAACCTTCAGGTAGTGTTCTGTCTTTTCAAAGGAGAATTCTGCCAAAATATATTTGAGATAATGACACATTCTATTTACACAAAGAACCATTTTTAGCAACAACGACACACCAATAGATGCAATATTGCAGCAGATATGTTAACAGTAGTTATGAACTTAGCATTCTCAAAAAAGCGTAGTTACACCTCATCCAATGATGTTTAATATTTCCAAGACTTGATTGTGTGGAAGTTCTCTTCAATTCACTGATTGCTTAGGTTTTGCACTCGAaggggagaggggtgagggtaTTGTGGGAAACAACACACACTCTAGAAGAACACAGAGCCGCTTCTGAATTTCTGTATTATTCTGTGCATGTTCAGgctcccacagatgctgcaagatttTCTGGAGTAATGATGGCAAATGTTCACAGTTTAAACAAGACTACCGTTACAAAATTTAAGCAATAAAAGGACTGAGTAGCACATGAAGTGTCTCTTGATAGAGGTTACTAGACCACCATGTAGTAACAGAGTGAAATGTCATTATATCTCTGCATGTTTTAAACTCAAATTCATTTGTTAATGTTCAGAATACAAATCTATAATTCAAATagacttttctttaaaaaggCCTTGTGTTGATCTGTGCAATTATTGCCTGAATCAGATAGGGATTTCTTTCAATTACTACTTCATTCCCACTAAAACGTTTGGGCAGAGGAATATTGTGTTAACCACGGTTCTTTCTCATTAGCAAAAATTTAAAACTGCAGGCACTGTAGTGTTGGCcttaaaaaaaatggttaaggGTTAATTGCACACATGTAGGGTTCTGGTTTGCaatcagtaatttgctgatttttaggTGGCTTGAATCACCCCCAGATCCCTGGTTCTAACACTACACttatttagggaatgtgaaatgaaggcAGCAGTGgacaggtgtttcagggcaaaagaatctatgtgtttatttaaatacaaaaagCTAAATTTATTACAAGAAATCAAAAGCAAATACAATATACAGTGAAATTAACACAACTATACAGAAGATAGTAATTAAATATACTATCAAATTAAACAGACTTTAAAATGCTACTAGAAGCTAAACTGTAGTTTTAATCACACTTCAATCAGAATTCCTAACTCTGGGGTTACTGTACTGTCTCCACCCACCTTACTCTCCCAGCTAACTCGGTTGGAAACTTTGGCGTCTTAGGAATTTAAGCTCACCATCAGGGAGAACACTTGATTTTGAAGTACAGCTAACTGTTCCTGCTTGCTGTACCTGGTGCCTCAATGAAAACTTCAGACGGTGTAGGCCTTCAGCCTGGGTTGAGTCTGCTGAGGTAGGGCACAAATTGGATTTATTAGGTGAGTACAAAACAACCTCGGTTActtgaacatcaattatccgaatttcggattatctgaacaagatctcaggGTCCCATAAAAATTTTactaaatttaaataaaagcacagcgagagcaggaacaggatcggaactggaccctgttcctgctgttGTCACTGCCACGGGAACcgtgttcctgctattgccgctGCCACAAGGACCCTCTTCCTGCTATTGCCGCAGCCACAGGGACCCTCTTCCTGTTATTCCGCAGCCACAGGGACCCTGTCCCTGTTATTGCCGCAGCCACAGGGACCCTGTCCCTGTTATTGCCGCAGCCACAGGGACCCTGTCCCTGTTATTGCCGCAGCCACAGGGACCCTGTCCCTGTTATTGCGGCAGCCACAGGGACCCTGTCCCTGTTATTGCCGCAGCCACAGGGACCCTGTCCCTGTTATTGCCGCAGCCACAGGGACCCTGTCCCTGTTATTGCCGCAGCCACAGGGACCCTGTCCCTGTTATTGCCGCAGCCACAGGGACCCTGTCCCTGTTATTGCCGCAGCCACAGGGACCCTGTCCCTGTTATTGCCGCAGCCACAGGGACCCTGTCCCTGTTATTGCCGCAGCCACAGGGACCCTGTCCCTGTTATTGCCGCAGCCACAGGGACCCTGTCCCTGTTATTGCCGCAGCCACAGGGACCCTGTCCCTGTTATTGCCGCAGCCACAGGGACCCTGTCCCTGTTATTGCCGCAGCCACAGGGACCCTGTCCCTGTTATTGCCGCAGCCACAGGGACCCTGTCCCTGTTATTGCCGCAGCCACAGGGACCCTGT is from Hemiscyllium ocellatum isolate sHemOce1 chromosome 7, sHemOce1.pat.X.cur, whole genome shotgun sequence and encodes:
- the klhl41a gene encoding kelch-like protein 41a, with translation MDPRKDSREESRLYQTTLLQDGLKNLLDENKFVDCSLKVGNKLFPCHRLILAACSPYFREYFFSDVSEEKKREVVLEDVDESVVDMILKYLYSSEIVLTDENVQNVFAASSRFQIPSVFTLCVTYLQEKLSVSNCLAIFRLGLLLDCPRLAIAAREYASARFEQICNDEDFLQLAPHELISIIANDALNVEKEETVFEAVVRWVRKDKETRAKSFGEIFDCIRFRLMTEKYVKDQVEKNDIIKANPDILKKVQVIKDAFGGKLPKPEKGADKNANKAEGGEDLVNGDVGDEDLLPGFLNDIPRHGMFVKEMVMFINDTVAVAYDPKLNQCFLAAVGDQIPKNHVSLVTKRNQIFVVGGLYLDEEVKEQPYHCYFYQFDSIASEWNGLPPLPSARCLFGLGETENFLYVIGGKDLPNEQSLDSVFCYDMNNLKWNESKAFPFKIYGHSVISHNGLIYVIGGKTDDAKCINKLFVYNPKKSEWRELRAMKTARAMFGATVHQNKIWVVGGVTDDGLTAAAEAYDIMNNKWEVMPEFPQERSSINVVNMDGSLYAIGGFAMIQLENKEFAPSEFADVWKYEDDKKEWSGLVKEINYAIGATCLAVSLNMFRLTKL